In one window of Microbacterium dextranolyticum DNA:
- the nucS gene encoding endonuclease NucS, which produces MRLVIARCSVDYTGRLNAHLPLATRLLVHKGDGSLLVHSDGGSYKPLNWMSPPCRLEVETPDDESASAGVIEHWRVTHAKTGDALLVRIYEVLHDSSHELGVDPGLQKDGVEADLQRLLAEQVEVIGDGLTLVRREFPTAIGPVDLLLRNPSGGTIAVEVKRRGDIDGVEQLTRYLDLLNRDPHLAPVAGVFAAQEIKPQAKTLAGDRGIRCVTLDYEGMKGIESGAPRLF; this is translated from the coding sequence GTGCGCCTGGTCATTGCCCGCTGCTCGGTCGATTACACCGGGCGTCTGAACGCTCATCTGCCCCTGGCGACGCGCCTGCTGGTGCACAAGGGCGACGGATCCCTGCTCGTCCACTCCGACGGCGGTTCCTACAAGCCGCTCAACTGGATGAGCCCGCCCTGCCGCCTCGAGGTCGAGACGCCCGACGACGAGTCGGCGTCGGCCGGCGTGATCGAGCACTGGCGCGTCACTCATGCGAAGACCGGGGATGCCCTGCTCGTGCGCATCTACGAGGTGCTGCACGACTCGTCGCATGAGCTCGGCGTCGATCCCGGGCTGCAGAAGGACGGCGTCGAGGCCGATCTGCAACGACTGCTCGCCGAGCAGGTCGAGGTGATCGGCGACGGCCTGACCCTCGTGCGTCGCGAGTTCCCGACGGCGATCGGGCCGGTCGATCTGCTGCTGCGCAACCCCTCCGGCGGCACGATCGCCGTCGAGGTGAAGCGCCGCGGCGACATCGACGGCGTCGAGCAGCTCACGCGGTATCTCGACCTGCTGAATCGCGACCCGCACCTGGCACCGGTCGCCGGCGTGTTCGCCGCGCAAGAGATCAAGCCGCAGGCCAAGACACTCGCCGGCGACCGCGGCATCCGCTGCGTCACCCTCGATTACGAGGGCATGAAGGGCATCGAGTCCGGAGCCCCGCGCCTCTTCTGA
- a CDS encoding DeoR/GlpR family DNA-binding transcription regulator yields MLTEERRQIIMSILVVHGTVSLVDLSRTVRASEVTVRRDLRALESSGLIVRHRGGASVTRLGMDEPTFRDKSQVASDEKQAIAGLAATLLEDGEVVMLLAGTTTQALAQRLVRRRLMIVTNSVLVADALCDARDVEVVLLGGVLRGSIRGVVGGDAESHVSRFRFDKVFMSGNGISARNGLSTPNAHVASIDRRTTERSRRVVVLADHTKVGIDSPIQTIPPDRIDVLVTDSSAPADEVESFREAGISVMIADARPHP; encoded by the coding sequence ATGCTCACAGAAGAGCGTCGACAGATCATCATGTCCATTCTGGTGGTGCATGGAACGGTGTCGCTCGTCGACCTTTCGCGCACCGTCCGTGCGTCGGAGGTCACCGTCCGTCGCGACCTGCGCGCCCTCGAGTCGAGCGGATTGATCGTGCGCCACCGCGGCGGAGCGTCGGTGACGCGGCTGGGGATGGATGAGCCGACGTTCCGGGACAAGTCGCAGGTGGCCAGCGACGAGAAGCAGGCGATCGCCGGTCTCGCCGCCACGCTCCTCGAGGATGGCGAGGTGGTGATGCTGCTCGCCGGGACCACGACTCAGGCGCTGGCTCAACGCCTCGTTCGGCGACGTCTCATGATCGTCACCAACTCCGTTCTGGTGGCCGACGCGCTCTGCGACGCGCGAGATGTCGAGGTCGTCCTGCTGGGCGGAGTGCTGCGCGGCTCGATTCGAGGGGTCGTCGGCGGCGACGCCGAGAGCCATGTCTCGCGGTTCCGCTTCGACAAGGTATTCATGTCCGGCAACGGGATCAGCGCCCGGAACGGGCTGAGCACGCCGAATGCGCACGTCGCTAGCATCGATCGCCGTACGACCGAGCGATCGCGTCGGGTCGTCGTCCTGGCAGATCACACGAAGGTCGGGATCGACTCGCCGATCCAGACGATTCCTCCAGACCGGATCGACGTGCTCGTCACAGACTCTTCGGCTCCGGCCGACGAGGTCGAGAGCTTCCGGGAGGCGGGCATCTCGGTGATGATCGCGGACGCGAGGCCTCATCCGTGA
- a CDS encoding Na+/H+ antiporter subunit A, whose amino-acid sequence MLALLAAFAVVPLTLPWLVSRIGPRAFFVGALVPIVAFVHAAMATPRVLAGDAPTESVVWIPQLGLDLSMRMDTLGWLLTLIVTGVGALVMIYCRWYFAGKKAGVGLFSATLLAFAGAMYGLVLTDDLIILVMLWEITSILSYLLIGFYHARGASRRAALQALLVTTLGGLAMFVGAVILVVQAGTTSIAAILAAYTAAGSALAGNALINTAIVLLLVGALSKSAIFPFHFWLPGAMAAPTPVSAYLHAAAMVKAGIYLIARLAPAFAHSEPWRPIVIGLGLFTMLLGGLQALRESDLKRILAFGTVSQLGMLTVVLGYGERNSALAGLALLLGHALFKSALFLVVGVIDRQLSTRDIGELSGVGRQAPTLAIASMVAIGSMVGLAPTVGFVAKEAVLSSLLEGGSRPDAVIPLVGIVLGSILTTAYGLRFIWGAFWTKRDASGEKMAPTPWPDPPLGFLAAPIILAALTLTAGFAAPLLDVAFSGYADTMPMDTGNPDHPYHLALWHGLEPALLLSLGSIALGAALFWFAQRTRSIPRRLLPFTAADVYNATLRGIARVAVWTTTLTQRGSLPVYVGTIFVVFVAAEGTALLASPDRRISFEPWQTPMQLLAAPIMIIAGIVAVRARKRYTGVVLVSVTGLGMVALFATSGAPDLALTQILVETVTLVTFALVLRRIPARMGEHNASVWPVARTVLAVAVGATMAMVALVATGARVAEPISTAFPDLAYDLGHGKNVVNVALVDLRGWDTMGELSVLILAATGVASLVFVTHRSDLISRAISALPTGATRTRRPLVETSDGLQSRASAPGSTRQAWLVGGQRMRPENRSIMLEVIVRVLFHTIIVVSIYLLFAGHNLPGGGFAGGLVAGMALVMRYIAGGRYELGAAAPTDAGRLLGAGMTLAVACAVVPLLFGAAPLTSWFWEAELPVIGHVEFVTSTLFDIGVYLVVIGLVLDVLRSLGGEVDRQTQALRQAQPPTAGQAPEAAQGAHGMPGVSAS is encoded by the coding sequence TTGCTCGCACTCCTGGCTGCGTTCGCGGTCGTGCCGCTGACGTTGCCCTGGCTCGTGAGCAGGATCGGCCCCCGCGCGTTCTTCGTCGGAGCGCTCGTGCCCATCGTCGCCTTCGTCCACGCGGCGATGGCGACCCCGCGCGTCCTCGCCGGTGACGCGCCGACCGAATCCGTGGTCTGGATCCCGCAGCTCGGGCTCGACCTGTCGATGCGGATGGACACGCTCGGCTGGCTGCTGACTCTGATCGTCACGGGTGTCGGTGCGCTCGTGATGATCTATTGCCGGTGGTACTTCGCGGGCAAGAAGGCCGGTGTCGGCCTGTTCAGCGCGACGCTGCTCGCCTTCGCCGGCGCGATGTACGGTCTCGTGCTCACCGACGACCTCATCATCCTCGTGATGCTGTGGGAGATCACGAGCATCCTGTCGTACCTGCTGATCGGCTTCTACCACGCCCGCGGTGCGAGCCGCAGGGCCGCGCTCCAGGCACTGCTGGTCACGACGCTCGGCGGGCTCGCGATGTTCGTCGGCGCGGTGATCCTCGTCGTGCAGGCCGGCACCACCAGCATCGCCGCGATCCTCGCGGCCTACACCGCAGCGGGGTCGGCGCTCGCCGGGAATGCACTGATCAACACCGCGATCGTGCTGCTGCTGGTCGGCGCCCTCAGCAAGTCCGCGATCTTCCCGTTCCACTTCTGGCTTCCCGGAGCCATGGCCGCCCCCACCCCCGTGAGCGCGTATCTGCACGCGGCGGCGATGGTGAAGGCCGGCATCTACCTCATCGCGCGGCTCGCCCCCGCCTTCGCGCACAGCGAGCCGTGGCGACCGATCGTGATCGGGCTCGGCCTGTTCACGATGCTGCTCGGCGGACTGCAGGCGCTGCGCGAATCCGACCTCAAGCGCATCCTCGCCTTCGGCACGGTCAGCCAGCTCGGCATGCTCACCGTCGTGCTCGGCTATGGCGAGCGCAACTCCGCGCTCGCGGGGCTCGCGCTGCTGCTCGGGCACGCGCTGTTCAAGTCGGCCCTCTTCCTCGTCGTCGGCGTCATCGACCGCCAGCTGTCGACGCGTGACATCGGCGAGCTCTCGGGCGTCGGCCGGCAGGCACCCACGCTCGCGATCGCGTCGATGGTCGCGATCGGCTCGATGGTGGGCCTCGCGCCGACGGTCGGGTTCGTCGCCAAGGAGGCCGTGCTCAGCTCGTTGCTCGAGGGTGGTTCGCGCCCCGACGCGGTGATCCCGCTCGTCGGCATCGTGCTCGGCTCGATCCTCACCACCGCGTACGGACTGCGCTTCATCTGGGGCGCGTTCTGGACGAAGCGCGACGCGTCGGGCGAGAAGATGGCGCCCACCCCGTGGCCCGACCCGCCGCTCGGATTCCTCGCCGCCCCGATCATTCTCGCGGCGCTGACCCTCACCGCGGGTTTCGCCGCCCCCCTGCTGGATGTCGCATTCTCGGGCTACGCCGACACCATGCCCATGGATACCGGAAACCCCGATCACCCGTACCACCTGGCGCTCTGGCACGGCCTCGAGCCGGCGCTGCTCCTGTCCCTCGGCAGCATCGCGCTCGGTGCCGCCCTGTTCTGGTTCGCGCAGCGCACGCGCAGCATCCCGCGGCGCCTGCTGCCCTTCACCGCGGCCGACGTCTACAACGCGACCCTGCGCGGCATCGCCCGGGTCGCCGTCTGGACGACGACCCTCACGCAGCGCGGATCGCTGCCGGTGTACGTCGGCACGATCTTCGTCGTGTTCGTCGCGGCCGAGGGAACGGCCCTGCTCGCGAGCCCCGATCGGCGCATCTCGTTCGAGCCGTGGCAGACGCCGATGCAGCTGCTCGCCGCCCCCATCATGATCATCGCGGGCATCGTCGCGGTGCGCGCGCGCAAGCGGTACACGGGCGTCGTGCTGGTGTCGGTGACCGGCCTCGGCATGGTGGCCCTCTTCGCCACGAGCGGCGCGCCCGACCTCGCGCTCACGCAGATCCTCGTCGAGACGGTGACCCTCGTTACCTTCGCGCTCGTGCTGCGGCGCATCCCGGCCCGCATGGGCGAGCACAATGCCTCGGTGTGGCCGGTGGCGCGCACGGTGCTCGCCGTCGCGGTCGGCGCGACGATGGCGATGGTCGCGCTCGTGGCGACCGGTGCCCGCGTCGCCGAGCCGATCTCGACAGCGTTCCCCGACCTCGCCTACGACCTCGGCCACGGCAAGAACGTCGTCAACGTCGCCCTGGTCGACCTTCGCGGGTGGGACACCATGGGCGAGCTCTCGGTGCTCATCCTGGCGGCCACCGGCGTGGCATCCCTCGTCTTCGTCACGCACCGGTCCGATCTCATCTCGCGGGCGATCTCGGCCCTGCCGACCGGCGCCACCCGCACGCGCCGCCCGCTCGTCGAGACCTCCGATGGGCTGCAGTCGCGTGCGAGCGCGCCCGGCAGCACGCGGCAGGCGTGGCTCGTCGGCGGCCAGCGGATGCGGCCCGAGAATCGGTCGATCATGCTCGAGGTGATCGTGCGGGTGCTCTTCCACACGATCATCGTCGTGTCGATCTACCTGCTGTTCGCCGGTCACAACCTGCCCGGAGGCGGCTTCGCGGGCGGACTGGTCGCCGGAATGGCCCTCGTCATGCGCTACATCGCCGGCGGCCGTTATGAACTGGGTGCCGCAGCGCCGACGGATGCCGGTCGCCTGCTCGGTGCCGGGATGACGCTGGCCGTGGCATGCGCGGTCGTCCCGCTGCTGTTCGGCGCCGCGCCGCTCACAAGCTGGTTCTGGGAGGCGGAACTCCCCGTCATCGGCCACGTCGAGTTCGTCACGTCGACTCTCTTCGACATCGGCGTCTACCTCGTCGTGATCGGTCTGGTGCTCGACGTGCTGCGCTCGCTCGGCGGCGAGGTCGACCGGCAGACGCAGGCCCTGCGCCAGGCCCAGCCGCCGACTGCCGGGCAGGCGCCCGAGGCGGCGCAGGGCGCGCACGGCATGCCGGGGGTGAGCGCATCGTGA
- a CDS encoding cold-shock protein — translation MSTSGTVKWFNSEKGFGFIAPDEGGADVFAHYSAIESSGYRSLEENQRVEFEIAQGPKGLQAENIRPL, via the coding sequence ATGAGCACCAGCGGTACCGTCAAGTGGTTCAACTCGGAGAAGGGCTTCGGGTTCATCGCTCCCGATGAGGGCGGCGCTGACGTCTTCGCCCACTACTCCGCCATCGAGTCGAGCGGATACCGTTCGCTCGAGGAGAACCAGCGCGTCGAGTTCGAGATCGCCCAGGGACCCAAGGGTCTGCAGGCGGAGAACATCCGACCCCTCTGA
- a CDS encoding HAD hydrolase-like protein produces MSLRSPWTCVLWDVDGTVVDASDGILRRLTIALEHFGKPAPTRAELVHWIGPPMFESFQTNVGMTPEESTEAVAYYRKIGKADGYTTGAKLYPGIGELIADVAAAGIPQATASSKPEIQVAALVEHFDLSPYLQAVVGSTPDERTLATKADIVAEALRRLAAAGVDVSRPVLIGDRHHDVDGGAQRGVPVIFVRWGFSWPHESEGAAAVVDDVAQLRSLLLIED; encoded by the coding sequence ATGTCGCTTCGATCGCCGTGGACCTGTGTGCTCTGGGATGTCGATGGCACGGTGGTGGATGCCTCGGACGGCATCCTGCGACGCCTGACGATCGCGCTCGAGCACTTCGGCAAGCCCGCACCCACGCGTGCCGAGCTGGTGCACTGGATCGGGCCGCCGATGTTCGAGTCGTTCCAGACGAACGTCGGGATGACTCCCGAGGAGTCGACCGAGGCCGTCGCTTACTACCGGAAGATCGGCAAGGCGGACGGCTACACGACGGGCGCGAAGCTCTACCCGGGAATCGGGGAGCTCATCGCCGACGTCGCAGCTGCCGGGATCCCGCAGGCCACCGCCAGTTCGAAGCCCGAGATCCAGGTCGCTGCACTGGTCGAGCACTTCGACCTGTCGCCGTACCTGCAGGCCGTCGTCGGCTCGACGCCCGACGAGCGGACGCTCGCCACGAAGGCCGACATCGTCGCCGAGGCGCTGCGTCGTCTCGCTGCAGCCGGGGTGGACGTGAGTCGTCCGGTACTCATCGGCGATCGTCATCATGACGTCGACGGCGGAGCACAGCGCGGCGTCCCCGTGATCTTCGTGCGATGGGGCTTCAGCTGGCCGCACGAGTCCGAAGGCGCGGCGGCCGTCGTCGACGACGTCGCGCAGCTGCGTTCACTGCTCTTGATCGAGGACTGA
- a CDS encoding MFS transporter codes for MTHRQLVAWRTAIFTLFFFCGVTFASWASRLPAVKVNLGLDDFEVGALLFSMGAGSLTGVMLANVVVVRWGAKRGLSVTIVGVAAGLLLAALGVDALNSYALAAAGLALLGLCFGATDVMMNVEAASVEQAFGRTIMPLFHAFFSLGTVAGAGVGVVMAAWGVGVSWHLGGVAAVWLAITALALRAIPAHESAAEESATATTRGERLATALAVWRDPRTYAIGAIVLGMAFAEGSANDWLTIAVVDGHQETEATGAIFLTVFSVSMTVFRAIGGPLVDRIGRVWTLRALSIAAGVGLIVFILAPNIPLAFVGVALWGAGASLGFPLGMSAAADDPAKAAASVSAAATIGYVAFLCGPPVLGWISHQIGILPTLWIIVGLIAMSGFASGAAKPIAGSTVGAGHH; via the coding sequence ATGACCCACCGCCAACTCGTCGCGTGGCGAACGGCGATCTTCACGCTGTTCTTCTTCTGCGGCGTGACCTTCGCCTCATGGGCGTCGCGGCTGCCGGCGGTGAAGGTCAATCTCGGCCTCGACGACTTCGAGGTCGGTGCCCTGCTGTTCTCCATGGGTGCGGGCTCGCTGACGGGCGTCATGCTCGCGAACGTCGTCGTCGTGCGGTGGGGCGCGAAGCGCGGACTGTCGGTGACGATCGTCGGCGTCGCCGCAGGTCTCCTGCTCGCCGCCCTCGGCGTGGATGCGCTGAACTCCTATGCCCTCGCGGCCGCCGGACTCGCCCTGCTCGGGCTGTGCTTCGGAGCGACCGACGTCATGATGAACGTCGAAGCGGCGTCGGTCGAGCAGGCGTTCGGCCGCACGATCATGCCCCTGTTCCACGCGTTCTTCAGCCTCGGCACGGTCGCCGGCGCCGGCGTCGGCGTCGTGATGGCCGCCTGGGGCGTCGGGGTCTCGTGGCACCTCGGTGGGGTGGCCGCCGTCTGGCTGGCGATCACGGCACTCGCCCTGCGCGCCATTCCGGCGCACGAATCCGCTGCGGAGGAATCCGCCACGGCGACCACCCGCGGCGAGCGCCTCGCCACCGCCCTCGCGGTGTGGCGCGACCCGCGCACGTACGCCATCGGCGCCATCGTGCTCGGCATGGCGTTCGCCGAGGGCAGCGCCAACGACTGGCTCACGATCGCCGTCGTCGACGGGCACCAGGAGACCGAGGCCACGGGCGCCATCTTCTTGACGGTGTTCTCGGTGTCGATGACCGTCTTCCGGGCGATCGGCGGCCCGCTGGTCGATCGGATCGGCCGCGTCTGGACGCTCCGCGCCCTGTCGATCGCCGCCGGCGTCGGCCTCATCGTGTTCATCCTCGCCCCGAATATTCCGCTCGCCTTCGTCGGCGTGGCCCTCTGGGGTGCGGGGGCCTCGCTCGGCTTCCCCCTCGGCATGTCGGCCGCCGCCGACGACCCGGCCAAGGCCGCGGCATCCGTCTCGGCGGCGGCGACCATCGGCTACGTCGCCTTCCTGTGCGGCCCGCCGGTGCTGGGGTGGATCAGCCACCAGATCGGCATCCTGCCGACGCTGTGGATCATCGTCGGTCTGATCGCCATGAGCGGTTTCGCGTCGGGTGCGGCCAAGCCCATCGCCGGATCGACCGTGGGCGCCGGGCACCACTGA
- a CDS encoding GntR family transcriptional regulator — MTVILSPIDLTPGMILSDEVYARVGAAIVDGSLPPGHLLRDVEIARQLGISRTPVREALQRLERSGLVEIAVGRYTRVSVPDHSLRADTAEFTIYFMGNALCMTLPRCTDDALAALVAHADAVVVAARAGDELGVFDAATALFVAVTIGTGNHMVRGVMREGALAIERNLRDWPPFYEASAHSVDAWNDLRDRILARDGAGAERTLRDLHGVP, encoded by the coding sequence ATGACGGTCATCCTGTCCCCCATCGACCTGACGCCCGGCATGATTCTGAGCGACGAGGTCTACGCGCGCGTCGGCGCGGCCATCGTCGACGGCTCGCTGCCCCCGGGACACCTGCTGCGCGACGTCGAGATCGCCCGCCAGCTCGGGATCTCGCGCACGCCGGTTCGCGAAGCCCTGCAGAGACTGGAGCGATCCGGCCTGGTCGAGATCGCCGTCGGCCGATACACGCGCGTGTCCGTGCCGGATCATTCGCTGCGCGCAGACACCGCCGAGTTCACGATCTATTTCATGGGCAATGCACTCTGCATGACGCTCCCCCGCTGCACGGACGATGCGCTCGCGGCACTCGTCGCGCACGCGGATGCCGTTGTCGTCGCGGCCCGCGCCGGAGACGAGCTGGGCGTCTTCGACGCCGCGACCGCCCTCTTCGTCGCCGTCACGATCGGCACCGGCAACCACATGGTCCGCGGGGTCATGCGCGAGGGCGCTCTCGCGATCGAACGCAACCTTCGCGACTGGCCACCCTTCTACGAGGCCTCCGCCCACAGCGTCGATGCGTGGAACGACCTCCGCGATCGCATTCTTGCTCGTGACGGAGCGGGCGCCGAGAGAACGCTGCGCGATCTGCACGGTGTTCCGTGA
- a CDS encoding GntR family transcriptional regulator, producing MSDALHPIDLVGGMILSDEVYARIGAAIVDGTLRPGQRLRDVEIARQLGVSRTPVREALQRLERFGLVEIAVGRYTRVTAPDDKLRRDTGELAAYFLGNALHLALSRCDDATLARIVAAADAAIAGVQADDSRAVFTAAVELGISVTLATENNVFLALVRESSVATRRNLGGWSGILAPREQRERTWRRMRDCIAARDGDGAEQTVRDLYGMTAGARLGDGSAATEPDSM from the coding sequence ATGAGCGACGCATTGCACCCCATCGACCTCGTCGGCGGCATGATCCTGAGCGACGAGGTCTATGCGCGCATCGGCGCGGCGATCGTCGACGGCACCCTGCGCCCCGGACAACGCCTGCGCGACGTCGAGATCGCCCGGCAGCTCGGAGTGTCACGCACCCCGGTGCGCGAAGCACTGCAGAGACTCGAGCGCTTCGGTCTCGTGGAGATCGCCGTGGGGCGCTACACGCGAGTCACCGCTCCCGATGACAAGCTGCGCCGTGACACCGGCGAGCTGGCCGCGTACTTCCTGGGCAATGCGCTGCACCTCGCACTCTCGCGCTGCGATGACGCCACGCTCGCGCGCATCGTCGCCGCGGCGGATGCCGCCATCGCCGGCGTCCAGGCCGATGACAGCCGCGCGGTCTTCACCGCAGCCGTCGAGCTGGGGATCTCCGTCACTCTCGCAACCGAGAACAACGTGTTCCTGGCGCTCGTGCGGGAGTCATCCGTCGCCACACGACGAAACCTCGGCGGATGGTCGGGCATTCTCGCCCCGCGCGAGCAGCGCGAGCGCACCTGGCGTCGGATGCGCGACTGCATCGCCGCACGCGACGGCGACGGAGCCGAACAGACGGTGCGCGATCTCTACGGAATGACCGCCGGCGCCCGGCTCGGGGACGGATCGGCGGCCACCGAACCCGACTCCATGTAG
- a CDS encoding LacI family DNA-binding transcriptional regulator: MTNRRATIADVAREAAVSPSTASVVFSGKTPVSDATRRRVLAAASALGYVGPDPRAASLRLGRSGIVGVVVGASLNHLFLDPVQRLMMDGLAEAVAPFGAGLLLLRTHTDVENAPTLLTAPVDAAVLIGCDAPLRESLDAARSRGLPLVVIEGDAGSDVPQILLDNRDAQRTAAQHLRDLGHTDVAIVTLRTRAEITSGWLPSDAEITIDVTRERLEGARDVFADAPALATAGSSIDEGLAAGRVLFADPANRPTAVIAQSDLLAAGVIRAAEEAGLTVPLDVSVTGFDGIPVDGLSPYELTTLVQPPTDKGRAAGEAVAAMLEGRVPASVLLTCAFRPGRTTGPVPARR; the protein is encoded by the coding sequence GTGACGAACCGACGCGCCACCATCGCAGACGTCGCCCGCGAGGCGGCCGTCTCACCCTCGACCGCGTCGGTGGTCTTCAGTGGCAAGACGCCCGTGTCGGATGCCACACGGCGCCGCGTGCTCGCCGCCGCGTCCGCGCTCGGCTACGTCGGACCCGACCCCCGCGCGGCCTCCCTGAGACTCGGGCGCAGCGGCATCGTCGGCGTCGTCGTCGGTGCGAGCCTGAACCACCTCTTCCTCGATCCGGTGCAGCGCCTCATGATGGACGGACTCGCCGAAGCGGTCGCGCCGTTCGGCGCCGGTCTGCTGCTGCTGCGCACCCACACCGACGTCGAGAACGCGCCTACCCTGCTCACCGCGCCCGTCGATGCCGCCGTGCTCATCGGCTGCGATGCACCGCTGCGCGAATCCCTCGACGCGGCCCGCAGCCGCGGCCTCCCGCTCGTGGTCATCGAGGGGGATGCCGGCTCGGACGTCCCACAGATCCTTCTCGACAATCGTGACGCCCAGCGCACCGCGGCGCAGCACCTGCGCGATCTCGGTCACACCGATGTCGCGATCGTCACGCTGCGCACCCGCGCCGAGATCACGTCCGGCTGGCTCCCCTCCGACGCGGAGATCACGATCGACGTGACGCGCGAGAGGCTCGAGGGGGCCCGCGACGTGTTCGCGGATGCCCCCGCGCTGGCGACCGCGGGCAGCTCCATCGACGAGGGGCTGGCGGCGGGTCGCGTGCTGTTCGCCGACCCTGCGAACCGGCCCACCGCGGTCATCGCGCAGAGCGATCTGCTGGCGGCGGGTGTGATCCGTGCGGCCGAGGAGGCCGGGCTGACGGTCCCGCTCGACGTGAGCGTCACGGGCTTCGACGGCATCCCCGTCGACGGGCTCTCCCCCTACGAACTGACGACGCTCGTGCAGCCGCCGACCGACAAAGGACGCGCCGCCGGAGAGGCGGTCGCCGCGATGCTCGAGGGGCGCGTCCCGGCATCCGTTCTGCTCACCTGCGCATTCCGACCCGGCCGAACGACCGGACCCGTCCCCGCTCGCCGGTAG